Genomic DNA from Rudanella lutea DSM 19387:
AGCTTTTTCTACGGAATGCTTTTGCGCAGGAGCCAAGCAGGGGATGTGAGCTTTTATTTCGAGCTTATTATAGGGAGTTATGTAGCCATGCAGCACGCTTTGTTTATTCTCGACAAATAGCCGAGGACATCGTTGGTGAAGTCTTTCTTCGCTTTTACGAAAGGGAGCATTACAAAAATATCTCTTCGTCCTTTCGAGCGTATTTATTCCGGGCGGTCAGAAACCTTGCACTTAATCATTTACGGTACGAAGTAGGTCAATTCGAACAGGTTAACAACCTGACTATGAATGATATATACTCAGAATCAGAAGATCCTGATCATATCCTTCAAATGGATGAACTAAACCGCAAAATCAACGAAACCGTAAAACATTTACCGCAACAAGCCCAACGAGTATTCATTCTTAGTCGATTCGAAGGACGGACTCATGCAGAAATCTGCACTGAACTTAATATTCAGCCCAAAACGGTGGAGAGCCATGTAACTAAGGCTCTCCAAGCTCTTAGAAAAGCACTTAAACAAGGCTGGTTGAGCCTTCTCTTTTTCCTATCCTCGATCGGTTGAACCATTCTTACTCGAAGAACACATGAAAGCTCCTGTAAATAAGGATTTCTTATTCACCCATTTTGAGGGCCGAACCACACCGATGCAACGACAAATTCTTCGGGAATGGCTGTTTGAAGCAAGTCATCAAGAAATATATTATGAGTACCTACAAGAATGGGAGCAGCTTCATCCCCAACTAATTACCAATCCCGAGCAGGCATACGCCCGATTTCAGAGTCAAATCAATCGCTGTGTAAGTCAGTCATTACCTAAAAAACAGCCTAACCGGTTTCTCACGGTCAAGTTCATAGCCGCTTGTTTAACTGCTGTCATTTTAAGTCTTACCGGTTTATGGACCCTGCAAGAGACGATTTTTTATAAAACGGAATCGACAAACTACGGGGAAACAAAGTCGTTAGAGCTTCCTGATGGGTCGCAGGTGATCCTAAACGCGAATACTCAATTAACCTATCCACGTTTCGGTTTTGGAAAAACTGACCGACAGGTTATGCTCAAAGGCGAAGCAGAATTTGATGTCAGACATACAGAAAATCAACTTCGCTTTGTGGTAAATATGGAGAGGGACGTTCGGATTGTCGTGTTAGGAACAAAGTTTGTTGTTAACGCTCGCCCTCGGGGTACACAAGTAATCCTTAGCCGCGGAAAAGTACAGCTCAATTACGCGTACAGACAAACCAGGCAATCGATAACCATGACCCCTGGGGAACAAGTTCGGCTTTCAGCTAATACTCCTCCTCAACGAAGTATTGCTGTTAATCGAAGCTCAGTAACCAACTGGAAGGAGCATCTCTACGAGTTTAATAAAACCCCCTTGCCTGAAGTTGTAAATCTTCTTGAAGACAACTTCGGCCTGAAGGTGCAGCTGTCGCCGGAGATGACAACTAAAACGATTACCGGGCAATTCCATGCAAATACAGGTGATGAATTACTGAAAGCCCTGAGCGAACTGTACAATGTACAAATCCAAAAATCAGGCAATTCAGTAGTCTTGAAACCAGCCATTTACGCAGCTGAATGACACTAATTGAATGTCATTTGCCTAATCCAATACATTTCAAACCTGTTGGCCTTATTCACTATGTCTCGATTTTTTCTACAAGTCTGCTTCTTTGTTATAGCGGCCTGCCTGTTCGCAAAAGTAAATGCCGAAACCCCCTCGCGTTTACACGTCAACGTACAGGTAAACGCTGCTACCCCTCGTATTCTAACGCTTCGAGCAACCTTACTCGAATTACAAAGCTGGTATAAAGTTGATATCCTGTTCGAGGAAGAGGCAATGTCCGGAATAAGTGTGTCATCTGAATTATTAGATCGTTCGGCAACACTGGAAAGAAATCTACAGGTACTGCTCACGCCCAAAGGGTTCCGTTTCAAACAGATTAGCAAAAACGCCTATGTGGTGCGACGGGCAAGAAATCGTACTACAGTAGGTGAAGTCGAATCAAAGTCAGGGTTCGACATGGCTTCTCCGATCTGGGCACATTCAGTGATGGTTCCCGTATCTGGAATAACTTCAGTTACCAGCAGAGTCCTTCCTGATGAGGGAATATCAGGTCGGGTGACTGACGAAAAAGGAGATGGGTTACCGGGAGTTAGTATTTCTATCAAAGGGACAACGCAGGGAACTACTACCGACGCAAATGGTAACTACAGGATTTCTGACGTAAGGAAAGGGAGTATATTGGTATTCAGTTTTGTGGGATATAAGCTGCACGAAGAGCTGATCCAGGACAAAACCACCATCAACGTATCCTTAATCGTTGATAATAAATCTCTCGACGAAGTAGTAGTCGTGGGCTATGGTACAGTGAAGAAAAGCGACCTGACGGGGTCGGTGGCTTCCATCAACAATACTGAACTCAACAAAACGCTCAATACTTCCTTAGATCAAAGTTTACAGGGACGGGCTGCGGGTGTGCAGGTAACCCAGTCGAATGGTCAGCCGGGGGGTGGTTTGTCTATCCGGGTACGGGGAGGCAACTCAATTACCGGGACGAATGAGCCACTGTATGTGATTGACGGGTTCCCGGTAGGAGGCAGTCCAAATGCCGGGGTTTCATTGGGAGCAGATGTTAATCCTTTGGCCAGTATTAACCCAAATGACATTGCAAGCATTGAAATTTTAAAGGACGCTTCGGCCACAGCTATTTACGGAGCCCGGGGTGCTAATGGCGTTGTGATGATTACGACCAAGCGAGGTAAGGCCGGCCGTTCGAAAATTGACTATGAAACGTACATTGGAACACAGGAACTGGTAAAACAAGTCCCTTTACTAAATGCCCGGCAATATGCTGAACTCGTCAACGACGCTCGGCAACAAGCGTCTCTAGCTCCGGCGTTTTCGCAACGGGCCTTAGATAGCCTGAATACTGCTGGAACAGATTGGCAGGCCCAAATTTTCAGGAGAGCTCCTATTCAAAATCATCAGCTCACCATTTCTGGAGGAAACGAAAAGATTCAGTATGCTGTAGCCGGAAACTATTTCAACCAGCAGGGAATCATTATCAATTCTGGCTTTAATCGGGCTAGCGTACGTACTAATCTGGATGTGCAGGTTACAGACTGGTTGAAAATTGGCACCAATCTATTATTCAGCAGGACCAATAGTCAGATTGTCCCAACCGACGCAGCAGGTGCCGGCACTCCAGGTGTCATCTGGGCGGCACAAAGTTATTCGCCCCTATCTCCGGTTTTTAACCCGGATGGAACCTACCAGTTTAGCAACTCTGAACCTGCCATTGGTAATCCCGTAGCCTATGCCCGGTTAGTGGATAATAAGAGCGGTACAACACGTTTCCTGGGTTCTGTTTTTGCCGATCTTAGTTTGGCAAAAGGCTTGGTGTTGCGCATAAATGCGGGCCAGGATTACTCCAATAATAAGGAGAGCCTCTACATCCCGAGTAACATTTTTCTAGGTCAGCCGACCAAAGGACAGGGGACAATTGGGGTAATACAGGCCAATTCTGGGCTGTTGGAGAATACCTTGACCTACAAAAAGAAATTTAATCAGCACGATTTTAATGTGCTGGCTGGTTATACAATCCAGACGAACCAATCTGACCGGGTAAGGGCTTCGAGCCAAAACTACCCCTTTGACCAGATCGGCGCTAATAACATTGGCTTGGGAAGTACCTTTTTAGCACCGGCCTCTAATATCACCTCTTCAAAACTAGTGTCGTATATAGGTAGAGTGAATTACGCTTATAAGGAACGGTATTTATTCACAGGAACGATGCGTGTGGATGGCTCAACACGCTTTGGAGAAGGAAATAAATATGGCACGTTTCCTTCTGGTTCCTTTGCCTGGCGGGCCATTGAAGAGCCTTTCATGGAACGTTTCTCGAGGGTTATCAGTGATTTAAAGCTACGCACAAGCTATGGCTTTACGGGCAATCAGGCCATTCCTCTCTATCAGTCACTTCCCTTACTAGGAGGAATTCAAACGGTGTTTAATGGAAGCATTGCAGCCGGGATTGCACCAACGAATATCTCCAACCCAAATTTAAAATGGGAAACAACCGCACAGTTTGATGCAGGTATTGATGTTGGACTCTGGAGTAATCGGGTTTCAATTACATTAGATTATTACCAGAAGCAAACCCGTGACTTACTCATCAACATCACCCTTCCAGTAACCTCGGGCTTCGAGACCATGCTTAAGAACGTGGGGCAGGTAAACAACACTGGCTGGGAGTTTAGTCTCTCAACCATTAACCTGGACAAGAAAGTACGCTGGACCTCTTCACTCAACCTGACGGCTAACCGAAACAAAGTGGTCAGTCTGGGAAGTATCAATCAGTTTCTGACAGGGACAGCCCTGGTCAATGTATCTAATTACAATATTGTGCGGGTTGGTGAGCCGGTTGGCTCGTTCTTCGGGTTGATCAATGATGGTATTTTCCAGAACCAGTCTGAAATTGACGCTTCGGCCCAAAAAACAGCCCGCCCCGGCGACCGGCGTTATCGCGATCTCAATGGCGATGGTATTATTGACACGAACGACCGAACACTGATTGGAAATGCACAACCCAAACTCTTTGGTGGTTTAGTCAATACAATTTCCTATAAGGGGCTCGAACTGAGCGTTATCCTTAACGGCGTTTTTGGCACTGAAATATTCAATGTAAACCGGTTCCGCTTGTACGCTCTTGGAGCCGGTTCGGGGGGCGCAACCTTCTCTGGAGCCTCCAACAATTTTGCTGACGCAGTGAACAGATGGACGCCCACCAATCCGAGTCAGACAATCAGTCGGGCGAATACAATCTACCCGGGTGATATCCTCTCTACCTTTCAGATTGAAGACGGTTCTTTTGTGCGGGTCCGCAATATCTCTCTGGCCTACAATCTACCCAGTGCTTTTCTCCAGCGAATCAAGCTGCGAAACGTACGCTTGTACCTCTCCGGGCAAAATCTGCTGACATTCACGAACTATTCCGGTTTTGATCCAGAAGTAAGCCGTTTTGGGCAGACGGCTACGAGTGCCGGAATCGATTTTGGGGGGTATCCTTTAGCTAAACTCTACACTGTTGGTCTCAATATCGGCTTATAAACCTATTGACTATGAAAACCAAGCAATACATAGGAGCGCTTGTCTTTAGCCTGAGTTGCCTTGCCTGCGATCCCCTCACTGAAATCCCAGAAAGTAACCTTACCGCCGACTCTTTCTACAAAACACCCGCCGATGCGGTTGTGGGAATTAATGCGGCCTACCGCCCTTTGAATCAAACCCAGGGCTTTGGTGCCATACTTCTGGTGGTTAACAATCTGTCTTCAGATGATTTTTACACAAATCCGGCCGAAACGAATGTTGCCAACCACGAACTGGGGCAATCGAGAGCGACCTCGGCAAATATCCACTTATTGGGTGTCTGGACAAACCAATATTTGGCCCTGTCACGTGCCAACATTGTGCTGGATAAGCTTCCGGCTATAAACCCTGGAAATAATTCCACGAATAAAGTACTGCTCGACCGAGTAGGGGGGGAAGCCAAATTTCTGCGTGCCCTTGTTTTGTTCAATCTTACCCGGCTGTTTGGTGATGTGCCCATGCCACTGACTGCATCCACTCCACCCGAACAACTAAACATTGCGAGGACCCCACAAGCCCAGGTTTATGCTCAGATTATAAAGGATCTGACGGAAGCGGCAGCGGTACTTCCCGCTCGATACACCGGGGCAGATATAGGCCGCCCTACCACCTGGGCCGCTAAAGGGCTGTTAGCCAAAGTGTATCTACAGCAAAAAGACTGGGCGCAAACCGTCACGCTATGCAATGAAATTATGGCCAGCAATACCTTCTCGCTCTGGCCTAACTTTACTGATGCCTTCAATCCACAGAATAAAAATGGGCGTGAATCCTTATTTGAAGTTCAGTTTGCCGGTCCTGGCTTAAGTCAGGGAAACATAATGCTGCGTTACTGTCTGCCCCGAAACGGCTCATTGGGGGTAGGCTTCGGGTTATTTTTTCCGACCAATGACCTGCTTAACGCCTTTGAGCCGAATGATACACGCCGGGCAGGCACTTTCTTCAATAGCTATGTTCGGAGCAACGGAACACGCGTAACCTTTTCGCCTGACCATCTTCGTAAGTACAACGACGATGCCGCCATTGCGGGTGCCTATACAAATGACGCCAACAACAATTTCCCTCTGCTACGCTACGCTGAGGTTCTTCTGATGTACGCTGAAGCCCTGAACGAAACTTCACCCGCTGATCCACGGGCCCTGGCAGCCATGAATCAGGTTCGTCGCCGGGCAGGTCTTCCCGATTCGCGGGCTACTACGCAGACAGCCGTTCGGGAAGCCGTGTATCAGGAACGAAGGGTTGAACTGGCAGGTGAATTTAACCGCTGGTTCGATCTGGTACGTACCGGACGTTTGGTCACTCGGCTGACAGCAGCCAAAGGAGCGGGTTCGGGCGTACCTGCACCTGCCAACCCTTCAGAGCGAAATGTTGTCATGCCAATTCCTCAGAGGGAGCTTGATGCAAACGCTAGCTTAACCCAGAACCCGGGTTACTGAAAATGATGAGCCGAGGCTATTTTGAGCTGTTTCTTTGCCTAAGTCTTATTAGCCTAACTATGGGTTGTAAGCCTGAACCTTCGGGGCTGAGTATCACCCCAACCCTGACGGTCTTTGCTGAGCGCCCGGATAAGCCATCCCAATTCCCGAAGCCGACTCATGTACCATCAGGTATGGTGTATGTTCCCGCTGGCGTAACATTCATTGGGGCAGACGATGGGATGGAGTGGGAAAAGCCTCGTTTCTGGGTGCAGGTGAAACCCTTTTTAATGGACGAACACCCAGTAACTGTGGCCGAATTTCGGAAATTTATCACCGCAACAGGCTACAAAACCCAAGCCGAAAAATTTGGCGATGGGGGCGTGTTTGATGAAGAATCGAAAGCCTGGCTGTTAATCAGGGGAGCTTACTGGGCATATCCCCAGGGCCGCAACCACGCAGCGGCAGAAGACAATCATCCTGTCACTCAGGTTTCCTGGCATGATGCTCAGGCATATGCTCGTTGGGCTGGTAAACGCCTGCCCAGCGAGTTTGAATGGGAGCATGCCGCTCGTAATGCGACCAACTCACAATCCAGTTATCCGTTCGGAGATGCATTACAGACGGGTTCAGGAAAGTACTTAGCCAATACATGGAATGGATCTTTTCCTGATAAAAATTCGGCTGACGACGGCTTTCGATACACTTCGCCGGTAGGCTACTTCGGCAAAACTCCGCTGGGCCTGACGGATATGGCAGGGAATGTCTGGCAGTGGTGCTCAGACTGGAAACAAAATTACGCAGATGTGGTGGTAGGGAAAGCCCCTAATCACCCAACTGAAAAGGTGCAGCGGGGAGGCTCTTTTCTGTGTGAACCGGGGTGGTGTCATGGCTACAGGGTATCAGGCCGCTCCTTCACCTCACCCGAAACAGGTCTGATGCATGTTGGATTCCGTTGTGTGAAAGATATTCCGAACCTATTAACAAATAAACCATGATGCTTCACCGCTTTCTGCTGGCACTCTTTACGGGGCTGGGGCTGGTTGCCTTTAGGGGATTACCTAATGAATCGATCCCTGTTTTCTACCGACCACAACCCCATTTTGCCATTACGAGCAACCTGGGGCCGGATCAACCCAATATAATCTGGCTTTCCTGCGAGGATATGTCTCCTCATTTGGGCTGCTATGGCGACTCAACGATACCAACGCCCAATATCGATCGACTGGCCCGGGAGGGGGTTCGCTTTACCAACGCCTATACCACTGCCGGGGTATGTGCCCCAAGCCGTAATGCCATCATTACAGGGATGTATCAAACGGCGACAGGTGGGCATAACATGCGAACAATAGGCAATACCTTTCCTGAACAGACCGGACTTCCCAAAGAGTATTCGGTTGTTATGCCTTCCTACGTAAAGGCATTTCCGGAATTCTTACGGGCAACAGGATACTATTGTACCAATAATGCAAAAACGGATTACCAGTTTGAAGCTCCACCGACGGTATGGGATGAAGTGGGCAACAAAGCCACCTACCAGAAACGGGCCAACGGCCAGCCTTTTTTTGCTGTCTTTAACAATGTCATAACGCATGAATCGCAGGTATGGGTACGAAAAGACCTGCCCTTGAGAGCTGATCCTGACAGGATTAAAGTGCCTCCTTATTACCCGGATACAAAAACCGTACGAAACGATATGGCCCGGTTTTTCAGCAATATTCGGGAGATGGATGATTGGGTGGGTAAGATGATCGCTCAACTGGAAGAGGAGGGGCTGCTGGAGAAAACAATTATCTTTTTCTGGTCGGATCATGGTGATGGCCTTCCATTTGTAAAACGGGAAATCCTGCATAGAGGGCTGCATGTCCCCCTTATTGTTCGGTTCCCCGACAAACGCTTGGCGGGTACCACGCGTAATGATCTGGTGTCCATGATTGACCTTGCTCCAACCGTGCTATCATTGGCAGGGATTAAACCCCCTGAATACATGCATGGACAGCCGTTTTTTGGTAAGCATACCGCTTCCAAACCTCGTGGGTACGTATTTGCCGCCCGGGACCGAATGGACGAAGCCTATGAGCGTGTTCGGACCGTCCACGACGGACAGTACCAGTACGTCCGAAACTACTTTCCAGAAAAGCCCCACTATCAAAACATTACGTTTCGAAAGCAACAGCCTATGATGGTCGAAATGCTTAGGCTACACGGAGAAGGTAAACTAAGCCCAGTTCAAAGCCAGTGGTTCAAACCGACTAAAGCCACGGAGGAATTTTATGATCTTAAAGCCGACCCCTTTGAGTTAAAGAATCTGGCTTCTGATCCCAACTATTCCGCCCAGTTCAAAAGGCTGAAGCAGGCATTTGAAAAATGGCAAAAAACGGTGCCCGATTTAGGTGCTACTCCTGAAAAGGAATTAATCCAAACCTGGTGGAAGGGACAGAACACGCCACCAGTAACCGCCGACCCTGTGGTAAGCCGGCTCGCAAACAAGCTGAAAATCGAATGCCCAACAGAGGGCGCTTCTATTGGCTACCGACTATTAGGAAAGGGGAAAAACTGGAACGTATATACCGTACCGTTAGAGACCTCTCCGGGCCAGACGGTAGAGGTGATAGCTCAGCGGATCGGGTACGGGGCCAGTCAAATAACAACCTACAAAATGTGAGAAAAATGAAGTTCAAGTCACCAGATAGAAACCAGGTTAACCCAGTAAAATGGGGGCAGAGATTATTGTTTTTTGTGGGTTTATTGGTCTTGGCACCGTACGCAAAGGCCCAGCCGTTGAACAGTAAGGAAAGTCGTCCCAATATTATCTATATCCTGGCGGACGATCTTGGCTACGGAAATTTGACGTGCTATAATCCATCAAGTCGGGTGTCAACCCCTAATCTGGATAAAATGGCTCAGGAAGGCACCCGGTTCAACCGATTTTATGCGGGTAGCACCGTATGCGCTCCTTCTCGTTGCGCACTGATGACAGGCCTTCACACTGGTCATAATTATATACGCGGAAATGGTGAAGTTGACCTCAGAGAGAAAGATTCAACCCTTGCCCAGTACATGAAACAAGCAGGCTACACAACGGGTATGTTTGGTAAGTGGGGCCTGGGGAAAGAAAATACAGCGGGAGCGCCCCAGCTAAAAGGCTGGGATGAGTTTGTGGGCTACCTGGACCATCGTCACGCTCACAACTATTACACCGACCACCTCTGGCAGGTTCGGCGCGGAAATTTAAGCCGCTTGCCGCTGGATACAACGGTTTATACACATGATGTTATCCTAAACAACGCCCTTTCTTTCATTGAAGCGAATCAGAAGCGTCCATTTTTTCTGTACCTACCCGTAACGCTGGTTCACGCGGAGCTAACCGCCCCCCCTTCAGACCTTAAACCCTTTTTAACCGCTGACGGGAAAAGCAGATTGGCGCCGGAGACGCCCTATTTCCAAAAGCCAGCTCCCAATTTGTACAAAAGCCAGCCCCTTCCCCATGCGGCATTTGCTGCTATGCTCAACAGGCTTGATAGCGATGTTGGACGGTTACTGGCTCTTCTGAAAAAACTTAACCTGGATCAGAATACCCTGGTAATCTTTACCTCAGACAATGGTCCGCATAATGAAGCAGGGGCAGACCCCGAATTTTTTGATTCGAATGGCCCATTGAGGGGCATTAAACGGGATCTGTACGAAGGAGGGATTCGGGTACCGATGATTGCCCGCTGGCCAGGCAGGATTCCAGCCAACCGGGTAGATAACAGCGTGTGGGCCAATTGGGATATGTTACCAACCTTTTGCAGGTTAATAAATGTAACTAGCCCCGCTGGCATAGATGGTCTGTCAATGTTGCCCCTGCTGCTCGGCAAACAACCAGCCTCAAAGCACCCATATCTATACTGGCAACTGGGTGAAGGAATTTTCAAGCAGGCTATTCTAAAAGAAGACTGGAAACTCATTCGGCTGAAGGCTCCTGGAAAACCAGAGGTACTTGAGCTTTATAACCTCAAAACCGACGAAGCTGAAAAAAACAATCTGGCTACGCAGAACCCGGCCAAACTGGCAGAGCTTCAACGTGACTTGAAATCAGCGGTTACCCCTGCCGAACATCCCTTTTTCGACTATTCGTCTTTCGAACGTTGAAACGTCTCTAACGACTTGCTCAACCGAGACGGGAATAGCAAAAGCCTGACCATGCCGAAGTGACTTTTCAGGACAAAGAAGCCCCGTATGTGCCTGTGCATTGGACCATGAGGTTTCATTCAGCGTATCAACTATTTTCAATGAAAAAGACAGTTCAAATTCCTCTAGTTTCGCGACGACGGTTTCTGGCTTTGGCTCCTTTGTCCCTGGGGTTAAGTTGGGTAGCTAACGGATTTCCGGCCGGGGGCAAGGATAAGCCCAACTCCAAATTTGGAGGAGTGCAGATTGGCGTCATCACGTATTCATACCGGACTATGCCCGGTGATCTGCATCAGCTTATTCAATATTGCGTCGATTCCAACGTCAGCGCCATTGAATTAATGGGCGATCCTGCTGAAGAGTTTCTGGGCAAACCCGAACCCCCATTTCCCACAACACCATTAGGGCCTGGGCGTCGGCGTCCTCCTCTCACAGAAGAGCAGAAAACTCAGTTAAGCGCTTATAATAAGCAAGTTGCCGAATGGCGCCTGACATTGGACGTTACAAAATTTCGGGAGGTTCGT
This window encodes:
- a CDS encoding arylsulfatase codes for the protein MKFKSPDRNQVNPVKWGQRLLFFVGLLVLAPYAKAQPLNSKESRPNIIYILADDLGYGNLTCYNPSSRVSTPNLDKMAQEGTRFNRFYAGSTVCAPSRCALMTGLHTGHNYIRGNGEVDLREKDSTLAQYMKQAGYTTGMFGKWGLGKENTAGAPQLKGWDEFVGYLDHRHAHNYYTDHLWQVRRGNLSRLPLDTTVYTHDVILNNALSFIEANQKRPFFLYLPVTLVHAELTAPPSDLKPFLTADGKSRLAPETPYFQKPAPNLYKSQPLPHAAFAAMLNRLDSDVGRLLALLKKLNLDQNTLVIFTSDNGPHNEAGADPEFFDSNGPLRGIKRDLYEGGIRVPMIARWPGRIPANRVDNSVWANWDMLPTFCRLINVTSPAGIDGLSMLPLLLGKQPASKHPYLYWQLGEGIFKQAILKEDWKLIRLKAPGKPEVLELYNLKTDEAEKNNLATQNPAKLAELQRDLKSAVTPAEHPFFDYSSFER
- a CDS encoding formylglycine-generating enzyme family protein, whose protein sequence is MMSRGYFELFLCLSLISLTMGCKPEPSGLSITPTLTVFAERPDKPSQFPKPTHVPSGMVYVPAGVTFIGADDGMEWEKPRFWVQVKPFLMDEHPVTVAEFRKFITATGYKTQAEKFGDGGVFDEESKAWLLIRGAYWAYPQGRNHAAAEDNHPVTQVSWHDAQAYARWAGKRLPSEFEWEHAARNATNSQSSYPFGDALQTGSGKYLANTWNGSFPDKNSADDGFRYTSPVGYFGKTPLGLTDMAGNVWQWCSDWKQNYADVVVGKAPNHPTEKVQRGGSFLCEPGWCHGYRVSGRSFTSPETGLMHVGFRCVKDIPNLLTNKP
- a CDS encoding sulfatase family protein, whose amino-acid sequence is MMLHRFLLALFTGLGLVAFRGLPNESIPVFYRPQPHFAITSNLGPDQPNIIWLSCEDMSPHLGCYGDSTIPTPNIDRLAREGVRFTNAYTTAGVCAPSRNAIITGMYQTATGGHNMRTIGNTFPEQTGLPKEYSVVMPSYVKAFPEFLRATGYYCTNNAKTDYQFEAPPTVWDEVGNKATYQKRANGQPFFAVFNNVITHESQVWVRKDLPLRADPDRIKVPPYYPDTKTVRNDMARFFSNIREMDDWVGKMIAQLEEEGLLEKTIIFFWSDHGDGLPFVKREILHRGLHVPLIVRFPDKRLAGTTRNDLVSMIDLAPTVLSLAGIKPPEYMHGQPFFGKHTASKPRGYVFAARDRMDEAYERVRTVHDGQYQYVRNYFPEKPHYQNITFRKQQPMMVEMLRLHGEGKLSPVQSQWFKPTKATEEFYDLKADPFELKNLASDPNYSAQFKRLKQAFEKWQKTVPDLGATPEKELIQTWWKGQNTPPVTADPVVSRLANKLKIECPTEGASIGYRLLGKGKNWNVYTVPLETSPGQTVEVIAQRIGYGASQITTYKM
- a CDS encoding RagB/SusD family nutrient uptake outer membrane protein, yielding MKTKQYIGALVFSLSCLACDPLTEIPESNLTADSFYKTPADAVVGINAAYRPLNQTQGFGAILLVVNNLSSDDFYTNPAETNVANHELGQSRATSANIHLLGVWTNQYLALSRANIVLDKLPAINPGNNSTNKVLLDRVGGEAKFLRALVLFNLTRLFGDVPMPLTASTPPEQLNIARTPQAQVYAQIIKDLTEAAAVLPARYTGADIGRPTTWAAKGLLAKVYLQQKDWAQTVTLCNEIMASNTFSLWPNFTDAFNPQNKNGRESLFEVQFAGPGLSQGNIMLRYCLPRNGSLGVGFGLFFPTNDLLNAFEPNDTRRAGTFFNSYVRSNGTRVTFSPDHLRKYNDDAAIAGAYTNDANNNFPLLRYAEVLLMYAEALNETSPADPRALAAMNQVRRRAGLPDSRATTQTAVREAVYQERRVELAGEFNRWFDLVRTGRLVTRLTAAKGAGSGVPAPANPSERNVVMPIPQRELDANASLTQNPGY
- a CDS encoding RNA polymerase sigma-70 factor, producing the protein MKPFLNQVELLSLKVDQDNRTEEFSEWVDKELFLRNAFAQEPSRGCELLFRAYYRELCSHAARFVYSRQIAEDIVGEVFLRFYEREHYKNISSSFRAYLFRAVRNLALNHLRYEVGQFEQVNNLTMNDIYSESEDPDHILQMDELNRKINETVKHLPQQAQRVFILSRFEGRTHAEICTELNIQPKTVESHVTKALQALRKALKQGWLSLLFFLSSIG
- a CDS encoding FecR family protein; amino-acid sequence: MKAPVNKDFLFTHFEGRTTPMQRQILREWLFEASHQEIYYEYLQEWEQLHPQLITNPEQAYARFQSQINRCVSQSLPKKQPNRFLTVKFIAACLTAVILSLTGLWTLQETIFYKTESTNYGETKSLELPDGSQVILNANTQLTYPRFGFGKTDRQVMLKGEAEFDVRHTENQLRFVVNMERDVRIVVLGTKFVVNARPRGTQVILSRGKVQLNYAYRQTRQSITMTPGEQVRLSANTPPQRSIAVNRSSVTNWKEHLYEFNKTPLPEVVNLLEDNFGLKVQLSPEMTTKTITGQFHANTGDELLKALSELYNVQIQKSGNSVVLKPAIYAAE
- a CDS encoding SusC/RagA family TonB-linked outer membrane protein, whose product is MSRFFLQVCFFVIAACLFAKVNAETPSRLHVNVQVNAATPRILTLRATLLELQSWYKVDILFEEEAMSGISVSSELLDRSATLERNLQVLLTPKGFRFKQISKNAYVVRRARNRTTVGEVESKSGFDMASPIWAHSVMVPVSGITSVTSRVLPDEGISGRVTDEKGDGLPGVSISIKGTTQGTTTDANGNYRISDVRKGSILVFSFVGYKLHEELIQDKTTINVSLIVDNKSLDEVVVVGYGTVKKSDLTGSVASINNTELNKTLNTSLDQSLQGRAAGVQVTQSNGQPGGGLSIRVRGGNSITGTNEPLYVIDGFPVGGSPNAGVSLGADVNPLASINPNDIASIEILKDASATAIYGARGANGVVMITTKRGKAGRSKIDYETYIGTQELVKQVPLLNARQYAELVNDARQQASLAPAFSQRALDSLNTAGTDWQAQIFRRAPIQNHQLTISGGNEKIQYAVAGNYFNQQGIIINSGFNRASVRTNLDVQVTDWLKIGTNLLFSRTNSQIVPTDAAGAGTPGVIWAAQSYSPLSPVFNPDGTYQFSNSEPAIGNPVAYARLVDNKSGTTRFLGSVFADLSLAKGLVLRINAGQDYSNNKESLYIPSNIFLGQPTKGQGTIGVIQANSGLLENTLTYKKKFNQHDFNVLAGYTIQTNQSDRVRASSQNYPFDQIGANNIGLGSTFLAPASNITSSKLVSYIGRVNYAYKERYLFTGTMRVDGSTRFGEGNKYGTFPSGSFAWRAIEEPFMERFSRVISDLKLRTSYGFTGNQAIPLYQSLPLLGGIQTVFNGSIAAGIAPTNISNPNLKWETTAQFDAGIDVGLWSNRVSITLDYYQKQTRDLLINITLPVTSGFETMLKNVGQVNNTGWEFSLSTINLDKKVRWTSSLNLTANRNKVVSLGSINQFLTGTALVNVSNYNIVRVGEPVGSFFGLINDGIFQNQSEIDASAQKTARPGDRRYRDLNGDGIIDTNDRTLIGNAQPKLFGGLVNTISYKGLELSVILNGVFGTEIFNVNRFRLYALGAGSGGATFSGASNNFADAVNRWTPTNPSQTISRANTIYPGDILSTFQIEDGSFVRVRNISLAYNLPSAFLQRIKLRNVRLYLSGQNLLTFTNYSGFDPEVSRFGQTATSAGIDFGGYPLAKLYTVGLNIGL